The following is a genomic window from Clostridia bacterium.
TTGGAGAAACTCATTCTTTCCACGTTGCCGTACTTTACCTTGTGAACAGACATTGAAAAAACCACTCCTTCCAAATTTAAACGCTTTCGCTTCCGCCCTTTTTTCCTTCACCTACGGTGGGGAAAATTTTTTTGAGGAAAATCGGACACTTCCGCATAATAACGCAGTTTATAATCATAAAGTCGATTTGTCTATAAGTCAAGCGATTTTTTCCGAAATTTTGAAAAAACGTTCGAAAACCCCGATTCTCGGGTCATTTTTCGAACGTCCGATCTTTCCGAAATGATTAATTTTTCTTAATATTACCGTTTCCCCGCTCGTTTTTCCCTGAAAAATGCGGTCAAAAGCGACGAACATTCCTCTCCGAGGACGCCGCCGACGGCTTCGACTTTATGATTCAAAGCGAAATCCCTCGAAAGATCCGCCACGCTTCCCATAAACCCGAAACGATCGTTCTTCGCGCCGTAGACGACTTTGTCGATGCGAGCGTTGACCGCCGCCCCCGCGCACATCACGCAAGGTTCGAGCGTGACGTACAAGACGCACCCTTCAAGCCACCAGTTGCCGAGTTTCCGAGCCGCCCTGTCCATCGCGAGGATCTCGGCGTGACGGACGGCGGAATTTTTGTATTCCTTTTCATTATGCGCGCGCGAGACGACTTCGCCGTCCTTAACGACGACCGCGCCGATCGGGACGTCGTCCTTCTCGTAAGCCTTCTTCGCCTCTTTAAGCGCGAGGCGCATAAAATACGCGTCGTCTTTTATCATCGGAAGATCCCCCAAAGGACGCACGCCGCGAGCAAAACGCTTTGCGCGATCATCGTCGCGATCAAGACGGCGTTATCCTTCAACGTCGCTTTCCCGTCCGGACGATACGCGTCCATAACGAGGACGCCGAAAAGTTTCTTTTCCGAAACGGGTTTCTCCGTCTTACGCGCGAGATATTGCAGGATATAAATCACGCCGAAAACCGAAAGCGCGAGGACGCCGACCAACGCGGCGAACGCGAAAACGTCAGTCGAGCTCGTCAGTTTTTGATACAAAACGCCGAACGCGTTCTTCTTTTGCAAACCGTAATCGATCATCGTCGCGACGAAATTATTCGCGAAATGCGCGCACATCGCGGGGATCATGCTCCCCGTCTTCGTAACCGCCGCGCCGAAGACGAGCCCGCCCACGACCGCATAGAGAAATTGAGAGGGATTCGCGTGCATCAAACCGAAGCAGACGGCGGACAGAACGACCGCGGAATACTCGGAACCTTTGTTTTCCAGACCCGAGAGAAGGACGCCGCGGTGAGTAAATTCCTCAAAGATCGCGGGAAGGACCGCGCCGATCAGAATATAGAGCCAAAGGTCGCCCGCGCCGCCGTAGATCGCGCCGACGATCAGCCCCCTTTTGAAACCTATGATCTTTAAGATCATCGTCGTCAGCGCATTGAAGACCATCGTAAACGGCGTGATCAAAAGCATCAAACCGAGAGAAGCGAGCAGGCAGACCCGAAGATCTTTCGGCTTTTTATATCGCATATACTCGAAATTCGCCCGCACGCCCTCTTTTCTCTTCAAAAGGAGCAACGTAAAAAGCGGGATCGCGCCCATACAAAGGAGCTGCGAAAGAAGGGAGTACGCGATCTCGAAATGAAAATCGGAAAGCACGGAAAGGAGTTTGCCGCCGCACGCAATTTGCAAAAGGAAAAGCGACAAGATCGAGGCGGCGTAGGCAATCTCGTGTTTCAGGCGAACGCTCATTTGATCACCTCCGAAAGGACGCCCGCGACGATGATGAGCGCGAGCAGCGCGATAAGGACGATATGCAAAACCGCCTCGCCTCGGATCGACGGTTCGGGTTCGAGCAAGCGAACGCCTTTTTCTCGCGCTCTTTCTTCCTCTTTTTCTTTTTCCTTCAAAGACGGCGTCGCGAGATAAGTCAAAAGATCGCCCCGCCCTTTTTCATAAGGCGCGCCGTTTTCTTTCTCTTTATCCTTTTTCAAAAGGAAGGTCGCGAGCGCGACGAGCCCGAGAAGCAAAACCCAACTCAAAACGACGAACAAAGCAAAGCTTCCTTTCGACAGTCCGGAAGTGAACGACGCTTCGAAATAGGAATAGAAGGTGTCGTCGATCCAGCCGTTCACCGCGCCGTGATCGAGCAAAATCGCCGTCACGTTATTGAAAAAATGAATGGTCGCGCTCGCGTAAACGCCACGCGTCGCGAGAGCGAAATAGCCCATCAAACACCCGAGCAGGAATTGATGCACGAGCTGGACGGCGTTTCCGTGGATCAGCGCAAACACGAGCGAAGTGTAAAAAAGCGCGAACGGGATCGAGCGATTTTTCGCACCCGACAGAAGCGCGCCGCGAAGAAGCGTTTCCTCGCCGATCGCGGGAAGAATTCCGAGCGCGAAAAGGGAAAGAACGAAGATCGCGGGATGGGTAAAATCGATATGATAATCGGGCGCATAGGAATAGCCCGCTTTCGCGATCAGGCGCGAAAAAAGCGCGGCAAGCGGCGCAAACGAAGCGACCGCGAAAAACGCGATCGGGATCAAAAGAAGAAAGCACTTGGGCTTGGGCGGTCGCGCCGCGCCGGTGATCTCGACAAACGAAACGGAACGAAATTTGCAAAAGAACAGGACCGCGCCGCAAAAAACGATTTGATTCGCGATAACGACGACCCAAGTGAAAACCGCGTCGCTTTTGAAGACGAGAGCCGCGAAGACCTGAAACAGGATCGTCGCGATAAACGCGATAAGGACGACTTCCGCGCTTTGCCCGAAGCCGAACGCGCGCTTTAACGGTCTTACCGCCGCGCCGTTTTCTTTTTTTATTTCCGTCGATTGCATCGTTAGATTCCTTTGATAGTATTTTCCGACTGCGCCGAAGTAAACGCGACTTTCGCCGCGGGATTTATTTCGTCCGCTCGATGACGCCGCCGCCGAGGCAGACCCGATCTTGATACAGGACGACGTATTGCCCTTCCTGCACCGCTCTTTGCTTATTCTTGAATCGGACGGTGACCTTATTCCCTTCCACGACCGCGACCGCTTCCTGCAAGGGCTGGCGATGGCGAATGCGCGCCGTAACGGCGGATTCTCCCTCGGGGAGCCGCTCGGAGATAAAGTGGAAATCGTCCGTTTCGAGAGAGGAGGAGAACATAAGATCGGTTTCTCCCTGCGTCACGATCAAGCGATTATTCGGGACGTCCTTTCCGACGACG
Proteins encoded in this region:
- the tadA gene encoding tRNA adenosine(34) deaminase TadA — its product is MIKDDAYFMRLALKEAKKAYEKDDVPIGAVVVKDGEVVSRAHNEKEYKNSAVRHAEILAMDRAARKLGNWWLEGCVLYVTLEPCVMCAGAAVNARIDKVVYGAKNDRFGFMGSVADLSRDFALNHKVEAVGGVLGEECSSLLTAFFREKRAGKR
- a CDS encoding CPBP family intramembrane metalloprotease; its protein translation is MQSTEIKKENGAAVRPLKRAFGFGQSAEVVLIAFIATILFQVFAALVFKSDAVFTWVVVIANQIVFCGAVLFFCKFRSVSFVEITGAARPPKPKCFLLLIPIAFFAVASFAPLAALFSRLIAKAGYSYAPDYHIDFTHPAIFVLSLFALGILPAIGEETLLRGALLSGAKNRSIPFALFYTSLVFALIHGNAVQLVHQFLLGCLMGYFALATRGVYASATIHFFNNVTAILLDHGAVNGWIDDTFYSYFEASFTSGLSKGSFALFVVLSWVLLLGLVALATFLLKKDKEKENGAPYEKGRGDLLTYLATPSLKEKEKEEERAREKGVRLLEPEPSIRGEAVLHIVLIALLALIIVAGVLSEVIK
- a CDS encoding CPBP family intramembrane metalloprotease, which translates into the protein MSVRLKHEIAYAASILSLFLLQIACGGKLLSVLSDFHFEIAYSLLSQLLCMGAIPLFTLLLLKRKEGVRANFEYMRYKKPKDLRVCLLASLGLMLLITPFTMVFNALTTMILKIIGFKRGLIVGAIYGGAGDLWLYILIGAVLPAIFEEFTHRGVLLSGLENKGSEYSAVVLSAVCFGLMHANPSQFLYAVVGGLVFGAAVTKTGSMIPAMCAHFANNFVATMIDYGLQKKNAFGVLYQKLTSSTDVFAFAALVGVLALSVFGVIYILQYLARKTEKPVSEKKLFGVLVMDAYRPDGKATLKDNAVLIATMIAQSVLLAACVLWGIFR